The Arvicanthis niloticus isolate mArvNil1 chromosome 19, mArvNil1.pat.X, whole genome shotgun sequence sequence ATCTGTTGGGTAACGTGGAGAGAAGATACAGAAGTTATTTGTATAGATTTGGATGGGAGACAGAAACATGCAAGGAATGAAAAACGTGAAGCACAgacttttagcattttttttttcttcttttggtttataAATATTTCCATTCTTGGGTCTAAATGTAGttctttttaaatgtggtaaCATATTTTGAGTCGAAAAGTATGAGTCAGATTGTTTGGCAGACCTTTTCAAAGACCTACAATTATTATCTTCTTTGGGGTGGTAGCTacataagaattaaataaaacgGATGAGATTCTGAGCCCTGACTGTTTACAGGATGGACTGCACTTAATATTTCTCTAGGAACAAATAGTGACATTGTACTGAATAATATAAATCACTGTTAGATTTGTACATTGAACATACAGAATAAAGCATGTGTTCGTTACGtggaatacatattttaaaagcatattggTTTGTAAGTAAATAACACCTATGATCTCCCAATCCATGTTCAATGTTCCAAATAGCCACTAAGTCATGGTATTGCAAAATGTGTTAGCTAAAAACAAGAATTAATGATTGCTGCATTTCCCGACATACATGTGGGTCAGGAGCTGGGCCAGAGACCTATGGGTTGGTTACTTTATCATacctttgttgtgtttttaaggCAGCATGTTCTTTAATCTGTAGATACGCTGTATCCAAAATGGAGTCACTAGTAGCTAGAAGCTAACTGGGAGTCCAGTCTGACTTTCACATCCACATAAGCTCCTGCTAGTCGGGGCTATTTGTTTTCAATGAAGGAGTATTTCTGAGGGACACAGGCATGGTATGCAAGAGTTCTCGGACTTCTCCGTTCTCCATTCCGTTGGTCTAGGCTTGTGTCTAGGACCAGCCTCCATTCCAAAGAAGGGAAGTTAGATTTCACCACCCAGCCCTTGCCATCTCGTAGGTAAAGAAAGTGGAAAATgtgtttcttctcatctctcaccTTGTGAAGATGCTTTCAGCAGAGTCTACTTTCTTAAGAAGTGACTGGGgcaggtggcacatgcctttaatcccagcatttaggaggaagAGGTAGGCCAGCCTCATatacatgatgagttccaggatatccagagctacattttgagaccttgcctcaaaaaaaaaaaaaaaaaaaaaaaaaaaaaaaaaaaaaaaaagcaaagaaagagatgGGGGCTGGGGGAGACTGGATTtagttggttttttattttttgtttttttttttttcatcattctACTTGTGACTTGAGAATCTGTCTGTCGACATACTCCTTGCAGTTCCCCTCTGCTGTTCCACAGGCTCTGGTTTCTGTTGACTTCTCTGCTCTCCCAGTCTGTTAGGGAGCAGCTTTGTCTGTGTATCCATGcttgttcttttccttccattGTGTGTGACACAACATCACAACATCGCTCACCTTCCCCAGCCGCCATTCCTGCTGTGGTAAACTACTAAGGATTTTACAGAAGCACCTCCTGGGTAAGGAGTTGTTGTTCTCCCACTCCTATCAGAATTCTTGCTTAcacagcttgctcagccttcttgaGTGTCTTCAGTGTTACCTAGACTGGCATTTGTTGGAAGTTTTAATTAGTGTCCATCACTCATTTCACATAGTgtaaggtttttaaatttttcttaaaatgtaattttttttctttttttaaatgtgttcatattttttttttaaataagagatgTCTTCACATCTCACAGACTAGCCTTAAATTCCCTATGCaggtgaggctggccttgaatgcctgGTACCCCTGCCTGTACCATCCAAGAACTAAGATTACAAACACGCAACACCATCCTggtttcctccttttcttttattccatgGAGAATGTTCCATAAATCTTTTACAGCCtcgtaagttttttttttttccagtcctttattttactttcttctttatattcttctctttccttattgACTCTGTTTGTATATGTAGGACCACATACCATGCTATGCCTGTGTAGGAGCAAAATTCAAAAAAACACTGTACCTTGGTATGAAAGATCTACTTCAGGTCATGACAGTGGGCTCCAAGTCCTGACCTGCTGACTCTCTCTATAGGCCTTCAGTGTTCTTAATGTCTCTTTGTCATGCTTTTATAACCTCTggcaggtttctttttctttctttctttctttcttctttttttttttttttttttaatcaaaccgtgattttactttttcacacagggattataaacacaaaaatgcaggatgtggggaaggggatgacacaggagcataggtgttcaggaggagtgcagatatcttccagaacagggtatcggctgggtgaaggttcagggaacaggtcactatgactctgtctatgaatcacttgtttcttatctaagttggtatcttatccaccaaggttacctatccacaaggtctatggctattagttcatatccaggctggtagatttccaccaaagctgcctgtttacagtatcttatagctatctgtttcagtgtttttccagagaccaagactttgtgttagcaggctgacttaggccttaagccttcagtgtataagcgaggctgcccctgacatctcctcccttctccttttgtAACCTCTGGCAGCTTTCTGTTTGCTGaggcttccttccttctgccagAATCTTTCTAGTGTTTGCTCCTGTGTTATTTGCATTCAGTATGGCATTTGCAGCTGTCATTTTGCTTCTCATATTTTATTGCATGGTTGATTTCTGACTTCTTATTTACCTATGGAGTTATTATATTAcctttttatttagttgtttgaATTCTCCTTTAGATTACTAACACAGGTAGGGTGTTCAGGGAAtctttggggtgttttgtttttcctttgtccGATCCAtatttcctatttgtatttcATATAGTGCTTATTGATTTTTGGCCTTTGGGAATAACAGTGACCACCCATCTTGAGCTAGAATTTATAGTACCTTCAAATGTGTTCTAAGAAATTAGATGCCTTTCTGTAGCAGTGAATTGTTAATCTGCTCTGGGTCTCAGTGAGTAATCACCCTTCTTGCCACCCGCCCCAAGCTCTCTGGATTCTTTCATGAAAGACACGCATGTGTAGCAGCGTCATTATTAATATGCCTTATTAGCTCATTGgctgggcacttccaaacctTCCTGTGGCTAGCACACACTCTCTTCCGGTATTCcttagttaatattttttaaaatctatatttcatctttgttaCCCCAGACCCAATTGGGGCAGTGGCCCCTGGAGCCGCTTTCCCGGGTTCTTATATATCAGCGGACTCTTAATTTtaatctctctgcttccctgtcatTGCATGGTTGGTCCTACCCACTCTCAAGGCAGaatcctccttcttctctcttgcATTTCTTatccaggaatcctaaaagtcctacCTCTTTTCGTTCTGCCTTGCCATTGGACGTTGGCAACTTTACTTCCCAATCAGCTAACTGAGGGTAGGCTTCCTTTAGCCTACATGTAGGACATTGTAACTAGGTTTTTGGGGTAACATAATTAGCATGcctgtctttcatttgagaatccagagAACTTTGGCGGGTGGCCAGAAGTGCCATCACCTGCCAGGATTAATATCCTGGGAAAGGAGCAAGAAAATTGGAGGCTGTCCTCCAAACTGCCTTGCTGGCCCACTTAGGAAAAGCAAAGCAACATGGGTTTTCCTAAACCACTAAGTGTTAGTTTGGCTTCATACCTGGAATCCATACAGGGAATTTATAAAGAGGAATTATTAAGAGAATGTTGACAAgttaataaaaattgtaaagcGAATCTCAAAAGAAATCTTAAGTAACTGGAAATGATCCAGGGATCAACAACTATCTCATTCTTATCTTAAACACATGTCTAAGTGGTGTCACATCattaaataaatgtcatttgAAAGAGAAGTGCCATCCCCATATGATACAGTCTCTGCACAGTTGCACGTTTTCCTGTTAGGAGACCCGCACACACTTTCTGATGCTTTGCTATGGTCTCTTTCTGCTTTTACTAGTGCTGCGGCAAaggtaaatattattttactggatttatttttctgatcCTTGAAGTTCCCTTTACTCATTTCAGTTACAAAACTGATCTCAGAATTCCTCTGGCGTGAAtgcttaaattttactttatatttctttttctataattttgaggTCATCCAAATGTGGCTGAAATCTAAGTTCTGTAAtttacttaatctttgacaaTGACATTGTGGTGCACATGTTTATGATGAACTGTTTAGTCACAGAAAACAATGTAATTCTGTAATTTGGATCAATATAGAAGAGactaaaaattattatttcagaTACAGAAAGACAAGTATTCACATGACCTCAAGCACAGGTTGAGTCTTAAGAATTTTAACTTACAGAAGTTGGAGAAATAATGATTTTTGCCcatcaggaaaggaaggcattggAAAATATTGGTCAGTCGGTACTCTTATATAGTTAAATAGAAGGAAGAAGCTTAATAGTAAATGTTGCCCAGAATGGTGACTGTAAGTTACCATTTTATAGTATGTATCATAGAAAAGTAGAAGacatgtttggtttggtttgttttttgagatagtgtctggTCTCTCTAGtgctggctgccctagaactcgctgtgtaaatcaggttggcctggaactcacagaaatcacttgcctcagcctctgcctcccaagttctgaaatTAAAGACAGGCATTAGAGCCCCTGGCctaactttggacttttaaaactTCGTAACATTAAGCGTTTAAGGAAATGATCATTTAAGAATTGATGTACAGACAACGATGAGTCTACCTATAGCAAAATACCCCTTTGAACATGTAAATCTATGATTTTCTATTATCTAGCCATAGAACAGAAGAAATAATGTGTTGCTGTCCATGGCCATTTGAGAACTTTATGCAATGAGATGAAAAGCAATCCAATActagaatgtaaaaataaatatgggaAAATAGTAATTAGAATCACAAATCATAGTTCTTAAACTCAGCAGTTCAGATAAAGTTGTCGTGATTTCAAAGGCTGCACTATGAATACAGTAAACATATGAATACGTTTTTACAAAAGCTAAACACATGGTAAAAAGGAGAACGTGAAAGAATGTGAGAATGGTGTCTAGTTATTTTAAGTATTAATGAagtgttgttgttgctgtagTTCTCAGACTGTATTCATAAGTACAGGATGCTTATTGGTATTTATATTATTGGTTATTATTATAATCTGATATTGGTTAACTTGTCCTTCTTTCAGGAAATGCTGTCCTTCTGGGATGTGGCTGTTGATTTCTCTCCAGAAGAGAGGGAATGTCTGGAGCCTGCTCAGTGGAATCTGTACAGGGACGTGATACTGGAGAATTACAGCCACCTTGTGTTCCTGGGTGAGGATAGCTTTCATCAttaaattctttgtgtgtgtgtgtgtgtgtgtgtgtgtgtgtgtgtgtgtgtgtgtgttgtataaagTCTTTACAAATCTCTACCCAGGGTTTCTTCCCTGCCTCTGGGTATTGAGTTCCCAAGTGAAAGACACAGTTATAGCCTTTATATTTCTGATAACCTCTAAAGAGCATATCCGGgcagctgcctgcctgcctgccatgctGTTAGAGTCCACTTTCCTATCAATTACCCTGAGTTACTACCtactatttactatgttccatctgggctgctctcaaCTCTAATTGGGCAGCCCTCAGGGTTGCCCTCCTGACCCTTAACCCATGGTGGTTCTGCTTCCACCTCTCCTGTGTGTTCTCCCTCATGGTCCTCCTCTCCCCAATATCCTGAGAAACTTAAACCCCAcctgtgtctcttctgcccagctattggctgtcagcatctttatttaccaattagaagtCACTTGGGCAGGGTCGTGTCTGGCCCATAGTGAATGCTTAATTCAAGgtgaatattaaatttattttatagaacatttcatggGAGCTTGTATTTTCCAACAGTGAGGTTTATGAGCCTTTATTTAAGGAAGAACTGGGGAGATTGTTGATGTAactaagatattttttttttcctttttggttttaacCCGACTGTTTCTTAGAAGTATCCTTCACTCTATTGGTAATGTTCACAGGCACAAGACATATCCTTGAGTTTTAATATTATCTCtcgtaaatgaagaaaatgatgttCGGTATACTGTCCCCATAGAAGAATGCCCACAATAGAAGAATCCTGGAATAGACATGTTATTTCCCAGATGAATAACACACAAACAATCATATTCCTCTTTTCCACACACAGGCCTTGCTTTCTCTAAGCCATACCTGGTCACGTTTCTGGAGCAAGGACAAGAGCCTTCAGATGAGAAGAGACCAGTAGCCACCACCATGCACCCAGGTGTGTAGGAATGAGAGGGTCAGAGGGCAGAGTATGGGGTCCAACAGAAACGCATTGGGAATATGAAATTGTAACGGAAATCAATTTTTAGATatccccatttatttatttatttatttatttatttacgtatTCATTCATTTCTGTCAGAAGACATCTATCTTATGATGCCTTAAATCTCCAAGCTTTCGTTTCCTCTCCAAAGGACTCTGCCTATGTTTACAGTGACTGAAAAAGTTTGTCATTTTGCTGAGCGTCTTCCTTTCAATGGAATGTTGACTGtttcctatatttttaaaaatttatacatgTGTTTAAAGGCCTATGTGTGAACCCATCATAATACAATATAATCACAAATAAATTTCCTTCACATCACTTACATGAATGGTAACTAAAATCTTTTTATAAATGCTATGAatgattataatttttttctcagttttttttcacACACTCAGTGTCTCTGATTTAAGATACACACCCTTTGTGAATATATTTCATAGATTGAAACTTTATATGTCTAAAAGAATGTTTTTAGTAGCTTACCAGTTGTTTTCCAGAATTTAGTGGGTTTAagattctctttttattattttacatttatttttgtattattgaaATCTAGGTTGTCTAAAATACTTTGTTTATGTTAGCTGTATGTTTTTGTGGATAGATTATACAATACTAAACACTTTAGCACAGTAATGTAGTaatgtagtgggatattttccccCATCAGTGAGGTCTGGTTCTGTGagtatcagaactgtgtgtgtttctacttTATGTGTTATCATGAGTCTAGTATATAGTTTCTGGACTGCCCATTTTAAGATTGTCTTTTAAGCAAATCTTCTTAGAATTTAAGCTAATTTTATCATCTAGCCTTTGATTGATATGTCCCTCCAGCAGCCATTCTATCTTTACAGGTGAAtttgagttggtttttttttttccttttcctttcataatatgATTCAGATGCTTATTTTCTTGTGAAAATACAACATAGAGCTTCCTGACTTCTTGAAATATAATACTTAATGATATTATGGAGAGCCTACTTATTATTTAGTATACTATTTTGtatcttctaaattaaaactATACTTAGGATATAAAGTGTATATTTCTACATTCTTTCAACCTCAGAAATCACCACTATCATGACATTTTTCGTATttagctatttatatttttatgtatgtctggtcataaatttatatatttttaatgggCTCATTTCTGTTAGCATAATGTCCTTAAGAATTCCCGTTATTCTTAATGGTGCAACTTTCTTTGCTACTTAACTGTtagtaatatttcattatttctgtattctgtttgaTCTTCCTCTTATTTCAGTGGAAATTTAAATTGTTTCCATTTAATGCATTTTCAAATTATACTGCAGTGGATATAGGCGTGGAAATTTGTAATTTCTCATTTATCTGTGAAAATATGAGTAATGCTGTACATATTAAAGATAAGCATTATAAATTGTATAACATGTACAAAAGCAATATAAACATGTAATAGTATAAAGaatctttctccctttttattcATATCTCAATTTTTACTCACCAGATATAAAACCAtataaatgtaaagaatgtggCAAAGCCTGTGATTGGAACTCACTCCTTCTTGAACACCAGAGGACCGATCCAGGAGAGGATGCCTACAAGTGTGAAGAATGTGGTAAGACTTCTGGCTCTTACTCAGTACTTTCTGAACACCATATAATTGATACTGAAGAGAAAGCCTGCAAGTGTGAAGAATGTGGCAAAGTCATTTGTACTTGCTCAGGAAATTCTAGCTACCAGAGAATTTGTATTGGAGAAAACCCCTACAAGTGTGAAGAATGTGGAAAAGCCTTCTCTACTTATTCATGTCTTGCTCAGCATGAGATAGAACACACTGGACAGAAATTTTATAACTGTGAAGAGTGTGGGAAACTGTTTTATTATCCTTCTCATCTTACAGAACATCAAAAAATTCATTCTCAAGAGAATCTCTTTAAGATTGAGGTGTGTAGTGAGGTCTTTTGTGCTCCCATAGAACTTTCCAGAGACCAGAACTTTTGTACTGAAGAGAAGCCCTACAAGTATGAAGAATATGTTAAGGCCTTTAGCGCTTGCTCAATACTTTCTGAACACCCAAGAATTCATCCAGGAGAGAAAGCCTTCAAGTGTGAAGAATGTGGCAGTCCCTTTTGTACACTCCATTCAGtatctaaaatgaaaattcatTGTGAAGTGAAATCCTACAAGTGTGAagaatgtgggaaagcctttgcTAGTCATCTTTCGCTGATTCAGCACAAGATAGGTCATACtcgagagaaaccttatcaatgtgaAGAATGTGGCAAAATGTTTTATTGTTCTTCAAACCTTAAGCAGCACCAAATAACTCACTCCCAAGAGAAGCCCTACAAGTGTGAAGTATGTGGCAAGGTCTTTAGAACTTGCTGGCAACTTTCTAAACACCTGAGAATCcattctggagagaaaccatacaagTGTGAGgagtgtggcaaagccttttaCACTCTCTCCTACCTTACTCAACACAAATTAGGTCACACTGGGGAGAAACCTTACAAGTGTGAGGAATGTGGCAAAACCTTCTACTACCCTTCAGTCCTTAAGGAACACCTAGCAATTcattctggagagaaaccttacaggtGTGATGAATGTGGCAAGGACTTTTGTACTCGCTCAGGACGTTCTAGACACcagagaattcatactggagagaaaccctacaagtgtGAGCAATGTGGAAAGGCCTTTAGTACTCATTCATACCTTTCTCATCACAAGATAGTTCACACTGGACATaaaccctacaagtgtgaagAATGTGGCAAAAAGTTTTACTATCCTTCTCGCCTTAAGGAACACCAAAGGATTCATTCTCAAGAGAATCCCTACAAGTGTGACatatgtggcaaagccttttacACTCACTCCTACTTTATTCAGCACAAATTAGGTCACACTGGGGAGAAACCTTACAAGTGTGAGGAATGTGGCAAAACCTTTTACTATCCTTCAATCCTTAAGGAACACCTAGCAATTCATTCCGGAAAGAAACCTTACAGGTGTGATGAATGCGGCAAGGACTTTTGTACTCGCTCAGGACGTTCTAGACACcagagaattcatactggagagaaaccccacAAGTGTGAAGAATGTGGAAAAGTCTTCTCTACTCATTCATATCTTACTCAGCACAAGGTAGTCCActctggagagaaaccctataagTGTGAAGAGTGCGGCAAAAAGTTTTACTATCCTTCTCGCCTGAAGGAGCATCAAAGAATCCACTCGCAGGAGAATCCCTACAAGTGTGACATATGTGGCAATGTCTTTTGTACTCCCAAAGGACTTGCTAAACACCAGAGatttcatactggagagaaaccctacaagtgtGAGGAGTGTGGCAAAATGTTTTACTATCCTTCTCGCCTGAAGGAACATCAAAGAATCCATTCTCAAGAGAATCCTTACAAGTGTGACatatgtggcaaagccttttacACTCACTCCTACCTTACTCAACACAAATTAGGTCACACTGGGGAGAAACCTTACAAGTGTGAGGAATGTGGCAAAACCTTTTACTATCCTTCAATCCTTAAGGAACACCTAGCAATTCATTCCGGAAAGAAACCATACAGGTGTGATGAATGCGGCAAGGACTTTTGTACTCGCTCAGGACGTTCTAGACACcagagaattcatactggagagaaaccctacaagtgtGAGCAATGTGGAAAAGTCTTTTCTACTCATTCATACCTTTCTCAGCACAAGATAGTTCActctggagagaagccctacaaGTGTGAGGAATGCGGCAAAATGTTTTACTATCCTTCTCGCCTGAAGGAGCATCAAAGGATTCATTCTCAAGAGAATCCCTACAAGTGTGAAgtatgtggcaaagcctttagtGCTCACTTAGAACTTGCTGCCCACTTGAGTATTCATTCAGGATAAAACCCTACaagtgggaaggacatggaaATGCTTTCTCACTCATCCATCCTTACATCAGAACAAATTCCTCAACAGAATTCTTAACCATGTGAAGAATGGCAAAATGTTTTCTATCCTCCAAACCTTAAGCCTCTGGAGGGAGATCACCCTCGTGTGAGGACTCTAGCCAGGTCTTGTGCACTCACTTAGGACTCTTTAAACATCAAAAGAACCATGTTGGTAAGAAATAACACAAACGTGGGAAAGTGTCTACTAAAGTTCTTAATCTTACTCAGCACAAGGTAGTTCTTTTTGTTCAGAAATACTATACAAGGGGAAATGCTGGAAAATTCTTTACTCTCCTTCAATCCTTAAAGAGTATCACAGAGTTCATTCTCAAGAGAGACCCTACAAGTATGAGGGATGTGCTTTAGGTTATTCAGATCTTATCCAACACAATTGGATCCATagtaaaaagaaaccaaaccctTGAGAAGAATATGACAAGTGCTTTTACTGATCAACACTTTCTAACCTCCTTAAAATGTATACTGGGGAGAAACACTACAAATGTGAACAAATTGACAAGGCTTTTAAATGCTTTTCATAAATTAACACAAAAGTATTGGTACTGAAGAACAGCCTTATACTGGCAAAATGTATTATGAAGATTTCATTCATCATTCAGTACTTAATGAATGTCTGAGAATTCACATTTGAGAGAATCTGTACAAATGTGCAAAACGTAGCCAGGTGTTTAGCTATTATTTGCCACTGCATTAGCATgagagaaaaaatacaaagaatatagCAAGGCCTTTACATGTTGTTTATACTTTAATTATCCTCAGAAacttcatactggagagaaactacACATACAGATAATGTGTcaaacttttaaataatatttcaaatcTTTATCAACACCAAAGAATTCAGTAAGCTTCACTGTTTGACTTCACATCTCTCTGCATTTTCTAAGGAAAGCTCAACTGTGTGGTTGTTTGGATTGGACTAACTTACAGATgtgtctgtaggacattttcttggaTGTTGATTGATGCCCAGTCCCACCCCTGGACTGGTGGTTCTGAGTAAATGAGAATTCTGGCCACCAAAAatcagaggaagcaagccagtaaacagaatTCCTCAATGGTTTCTACTTTAGTTCCTGTCTCAAGGTTTTGCCCTTGAGCTCTCATCCTGGCTGAACTGGCTGACTAACTGTAATTcctaaactgaaataaaccttttcctctcttAAGTTATTTCTTAGTCATGGCATTTATCACAGCAAGTCAGACAGCAAAGGATATGGAAAAAACACTTTTCTTTATATCTTAGTTATCATCAGAGTCTTCATACTGGAGAGAATGTCACAGTGTCTTTTTGGGGGAATGGAAAATTAGACCTCTATTGTCAGCTAAGAACATATAAGTTCTATAGCAGAGACTTTTGTTTGTTGTAATCTACCAACCTATTCTTTTAGACAGTGTGGTTTCAAAATTCATTGATTGATTGTTCTTTTAACTATAAATGTTTCCTAAAACTGTTGCCATGTTGTCAGACTGTACCTGGGTAATCTCAGTCTGGATTCCTGAGCCATGATTCGTATGGCAGATTTTCCCCTTTGGGTCCCCCAATTGTAAGTAACTCCAATACATTCACTTTTCTCACCAACTTGGGCTGTAGTGAAATCCTAAGACGCTGTGTTCTGGGGTCCCTTGTAGTGACTaggcatttctttgtttctagagATAGCTAATATAATATTTGGCTCCAAAATAAACAAGGTCTTATTCTCCTTTCAAGTGACAACTGTAGTTTTTGTCCAATGACACAATCCCTGTTTTAATGGGAACAGAGCCATAGTATAGTAGGGACACAATCCATATACACTTATTCAGAAGATAGGATGAATTTAGTTACTGGATACTTCATCACATGTTAATCATTGTATTTGCAGTTCTTGATTATTTGCATATATCTAAAAAGGCATATAAGTACtgagtatatttaaaataaaaagagacaatATCAAAACTTTCATAGCAACATAATTTGTTGCTTTaatcttttttcctgttttttgtttgtttgtttgtttgtttgagctaCTATTAGCCTTTATGGAAAAAAATAGGTTAGTACCACCTCTGCCACCTCATTCTGATCACAGGTGGCTTTTTCTATCCTGGGAGAAGAAGTTAAAAGCTGTttgctgttttcttgttttataattGTCATAGGAAACAGTTATATTCAGTTTCACAAGAGAATCTTGACAGACTAACTAATAATAGTAAGTCTCTTATAACGGTACAAGTAGAaagacccccccaaaaaaaaaaaaaacaaaaaaaaaaaaagccaaaaaacccTCCTTTGAAGATAAATCAGTACTTTTTGAAGGAAGGAAGCCATGAGAAGCATCGAGGGTTATTGTGAAGTGTCTTAATTGCAGCACATGAACTAGTAGGGGTATAGGAGAGTTCAGAATTTATCCTTACTAACCCGTCAACTA is a genomic window containing:
- the LOC117723831 gene encoding uncharacterized protein LOC117723831 isoform X2, with translation MEEMLSFWDVAVDFSPEERECLEPAQWNLYRDVILENYSHLVFLGLAFSKPYLVTFLEQGQEPSDEKRPVATTMHPDIKPYKCKECGKACDWNSLLLEHQRTDPGEDAYKCEECGKTSGSYSVLSEHHIIDTEEKACKCEECGKVICTCSGNSSYQRICIGENPYKCEECGKAFSTYSCLAQHEIEHTGQKFYNCEECGKLFYYPSHLTEHQKIHSQENLFKIEVCSEVFCAPIELSRDQNFCTEEKPYKYEEYVKAFSACSILSEHPRIHPGEKAFKCEECGSPFCTLHSVSKMKIHCEVKSYKCEECGKAFASHLSLIQHKIGHTREKPYQCEECGKMFYCSSNLKQHQITHSQEKPYKCEVCGKVFRTCWQLSKHLRIHSGEKPYKCEECGKAFYTLSYLTQHKLGHTGEKPYKCEECGKTFYYPSVLKEHLAIHSGEKPYRCDECGKDFCTRSGRSRHQRIHTGEKPYKCEQCGKAFSTHSYLSHHKIVHTGHKPYKCEECGKKFYYPSRLKEHQRIHSQENPYKCDICGKAFYTHSYFIQHKLGHTGEKPYKCEECGKTFYYPSILKEHLAIHSGKKPYRCDECGKDFCTRSGRSRHQRIHTGEKPHKCEECGKVFSTHSYLTQHKVVHSGEKPYKCEECGKKFYYPSRLKEHQRIHSQENPYKCDICGNVFCTPKGLAKHQRFHTGEKPYKCEECGKMFYYPSRLKEHQRIHSQENPYKCDICGKAFYTHSYLTQHKLGHTGEKPYKCEECGKTFYYPSILKEHLAIHSGKKPYRCDECGKDFCTRSGRSRHQRIHTGEKPYKCEQCGKVFSTHSYLSQHKIVHSGEKPYKCEECGKMFYYPSRLKEHQRIHSQENPYKCEVCGKAFSAHLELAAHLSIHSG
- the LOC117723831 gene encoding uncharacterized protein LOC117723831 isoform X1 — its product is MEVGPGCRAPMQEMLSFWDVAVDFSPEERECLEPAQWNLYRDVILENYSHLVFLGLAFSKPYLVTFLEQGQEPSDEKRPVATTMHPDIKPYKCKECGKACDWNSLLLEHQRTDPGEDAYKCEECGKTSGSYSVLSEHHIIDTEEKACKCEECGKVICTCSGNSSYQRICIGENPYKCEECGKAFSTYSCLAQHEIEHTGQKFYNCEECGKLFYYPSHLTEHQKIHSQENLFKIEVCSEVFCAPIELSRDQNFCTEEKPYKYEEYVKAFSACSILSEHPRIHPGEKAFKCEECGSPFCTLHSVSKMKIHCEVKSYKCEECGKAFASHLSLIQHKIGHTREKPYQCEECGKMFYCSSNLKQHQITHSQEKPYKCEVCGKVFRTCWQLSKHLRIHSGEKPYKCEECGKAFYTLSYLTQHKLGHTGEKPYKCEECGKTFYYPSVLKEHLAIHSGEKPYRCDECGKDFCTRSGRSRHQRIHTGEKPYKCEQCGKAFSTHSYLSHHKIVHTGHKPYKCEECGKKFYYPSRLKEHQRIHSQENPYKCDICGKAFYTHSYFIQHKLGHTGEKPYKCEECGKTFYYPSILKEHLAIHSGKKPYRCDECGKDFCTRSGRSRHQRIHTGEKPHKCEECGKVFSTHSYLTQHKVVHSGEKPYKCEECGKKFYYPSRLKEHQRIHSQENPYKCDICGNVFCTPKGLAKHQRFHTGEKPYKCEECGKMFYYPSRLKEHQRIHSQENPYKCDICGKAFYTHSYLTQHKLGHTGEKPYKCEECGKTFYYPSILKEHLAIHSGKKPYRCDECGKDFCTRSGRSRHQRIHTGEKPYKCEQCGKVFSTHSYLSQHKIVHSGEKPYKCEECGKMFYYPSRLKEHQRIHSQENPYKCEVCGKAFSAHLELAAHLSIHSG